From Streptomyces yatensis, one genomic window encodes:
- a CDS encoding zinc-dependent alcohol dehydrogenase: MSRTEDVLVLDKPGSHRLESRAIAEPGPGDARVRVHASGICGSDRELYQGNRPEGYVRYPVTPGHEWSGTVEAVGAGVPEALVGRKVVGEGFRNCQVCDRCHAGDTTLCTAGYEETGFTRPGAMADTLTLPARLLHPLSDDADLGAAALLEPAACIAAAALKARARPGERVAVVGTGTLGMIAVQFLAAVSPGRLLVVGTRPDRERLSLDFGATDFRTRDQLSDHLSGYDVVIETAGSASAARSSASLLRRGGRLVLTGIPAAGADGLDPTDLVVRQIEVQTVFGAPPAAWSHAVRVFDAGLLTLRPLITHELPLTDFASAIELVGSGDPAVGKVLLRPQDLD; this comes from the coding sequence ATGAGCCGCACGGAAGACGTCCTGGTACTCGACAAGCCCGGCAGCCACCGGCTGGAGAGCCGGGCGATCGCCGAACCCGGCCCGGGTGACGCGCGGGTGCGCGTCCACGCCTCCGGGATCTGCGGCAGCGACCGCGAGCTGTACCAGGGCAACCGGCCCGAGGGGTACGTCCGCTATCCCGTCACCCCCGGCCATGAGTGGTCCGGGACGGTCGAGGCGGTCGGCGCGGGCGTCCCGGAGGCGCTCGTCGGCCGTAAGGTCGTCGGCGAGGGGTTCCGCAACTGCCAGGTGTGCGACCGCTGTCACGCCGGGGACACCACCTTGTGCACGGCCGGGTACGAGGAGACCGGCTTCACCCGGCCCGGGGCGATGGCCGACACCCTGACCCTGCCGGCCCGGCTCCTGCACCCGCTGTCCGACGACGCCGATCTGGGCGCGGCCGCCCTGCTGGAGCCCGCCGCCTGTATCGCCGCCGCCGCGCTCAAGGCCCGGGCCCGGCCCGGTGAGCGGGTCGCGGTGGTGGGCACCGGCACGCTCGGCATGATCGCCGTACAGTTCCTCGCCGCCGTCTCCCCCGGGCGGCTGCTGGTGGTGGGCACCCGCCCGGACCGGGAGCGACTGTCGCTGGACTTCGGCGCCACCGACTTCCGCACCCGGGACCAGCTCTCCGACCACCTCTCGGGCTACGACGTGGTCATCGAGACCGCCGGATCGGCCTCCGCCGCCCGTAGCTCCGCCTCGCTGCTGCGCCGGGGCGGCCGGCTGGTGCTCACCGGCATCCCGGCGGCGGGCGCCGACGGGCTGGACCCCACCGATCTGGTCGTCCGCCAGATCGAGGTGCAGACCGTCTTCGGCGCCCCGCCCGCCGCCTGGTCGCACGCCGTACGGGTCTTCGACGCCGGGCTGCTGACCCTGCGGCCGCTGATCACCCATGAACTGCCGCTCACCGACTTCGCCTCCGCGATCGAGCTGGTCGGCAGCGGCGATCCGGCCGTCGGCAAGGTGCTGCTGCGTCCGCAGGACCTCGACTAG
- a CDS encoding mandelate racemase/muconate lactonizing enzyme family protein — protein MRITGISTHVVGTPWRNLTYVQVHTDEGITGVGETRMLGRTDALLGYLREAELNHLAGSDPFAVEDLVRRMKYGDYGRAGEIVMSGIACVEMACWDIKGKALGVPVWQLLGGKVTDKVKAYANGWYTVERTPEAFHKAASTVVERGYRALKLDPFGTGHFELDHAETLHSISLVEAVRDAIGPEAELLVEMHGRFSPATAVRIAGELERFHPSWLEEPVPPENLKALAKVAEKTRLPIATGERIHDRIEFRELFESQAADIIQPDVGHIGGIGEARKLAATAETHYVLIAPHNVGGSVLTAASLQLAGCTPNFKILEHFNDFADAEIKKVVKGAPQVVDGYFQLSHEPGLGVELDTDAAAEFPQQQAHFDLWAEGWEKRDPSGGRGE, from the coding sequence GTGCGCATCACCGGTATCAGTACGCATGTCGTCGGCACCCCCTGGCGCAACCTCACCTATGTGCAGGTCCATACGGACGAGGGGATCACCGGCGTCGGCGAGACCCGCATGCTGGGGCGGACCGATGCGCTGCTGGGCTATCTGCGCGAGGCCGAGCTCAACCACCTCGCCGGGTCGGACCCGTTCGCGGTGGAGGACCTGGTCCGGCGGATGAAGTACGGCGACTACGGCCGGGCGGGCGAGATCGTGATGTCCGGCATCGCCTGTGTGGAGATGGCCTGCTGGGACATCAAGGGCAAGGCGCTCGGAGTGCCCGTCTGGCAGCTGCTCGGCGGGAAGGTGACGGACAAGGTCAAGGCGTACGCCAACGGCTGGTACACGGTCGAGCGCACCCCCGAGGCGTTCCACAAGGCGGCCTCCACGGTGGTGGAGCGCGGCTACCGGGCGCTGAAGCTGGACCCGTTCGGCACCGGCCACTTCGAGCTGGACCACGCGGAGACCCTGCATTCGATCTCCCTCGTGGAGGCCGTACGGGACGCGATCGGGCCGGAGGCCGAGCTGCTGGTGGAGATGCACGGGCGGTTCAGCCCGGCGACCGCCGTCCGTATCGCCGGGGAGCTGGAGCGGTTCCATCCGTCGTGGCTGGAGGAGCCGGTGCCGCCGGAGAACCTCAAGGCGCTGGCGAAGGTCGCGGAGAAGACGCGTCTGCCGATCGCCACGGGTGAGCGCATCCACGACCGCATCGAGTTCCGCGAGCTGTTCGAGTCGCAGGCCGCCGACATCATCCAGCCCGACGTCGGCCACATCGGCGGCATCGGCGAGGCGCGCAAGCTGGCCGCCACGGCCGAGACGCACTACGTGCTGATCGCCCCGCACAACGTGGGCGGCTCGGTGCTGACCGCCGCGTCGCTGCAGCTCGCCGGCTGCACCCCGAACTTCAAGATCCTGGAGCACTTCAACGACTTCGCCGACGCGGAGATCAAGAAGGTGGTCAAGGGGGCCCCGCAGGTCGTGGACGGCTACTTCCAGCTCTCCCACGAGCCCGGTCTCGGCGTGGAGCTGGACACCGACGCGGCGGCCGAATTCCCCCAGCAGCAGGCCCACTTCGACCTGTGGGCCGAGGGCTGGGAGAAGAGGGATCCCTCCGGGGGGCGAGGCGAATGA
- a CDS encoding ArsR family transcriptional regulator, with the protein MGLWLVDADTLARSRFVHSALAETTAALVTLERASAAHPGERAWLDAHLPAYRARLTDDPVTALLVRAALGRTWLADFLTQTPGEGEPSLEEELARMRATPPAAARRDLAVSLGRSPLPAALCRDDLPGRLAELLEWVWTEAVRPSWPRRRRIIETDVVARTGQVSQGGWAATLDALRPGMRWLGGSRLQINVHDNPPRAVHGAQLLLVPVTPATGWVSWDAPHRYAVIYPCAGALTTPGPPPAPDSLARLLGPARASVLVLLDTPKSTTHLVALTGQTLGSVGRHLRVLREARLVRRRRAGRSVLYDRTTAGEVLVEAQRTA; encoded by the coding sequence ATGGGGCTGTGGCTGGTCGACGCGGACACGCTCGCGCGCAGCCGGTTCGTCCACTCCGCCCTGGCCGAGACCACCGCGGCCCTGGTCACCCTGGAGCGGGCGAGCGCCGCCCACCCGGGCGAGCGGGCCTGGCTGGATGCCCATCTGCCCGCCTACCGGGCGCGGTTGACCGACGACCCGGTCACCGCGCTGCTCGTCCGGGCCGCGCTGGGCCGGACCTGGCTCGCGGACTTCCTCACCCAGACGCCGGGCGAGGGCGAGCCGTCCCTGGAGGAGGAGCTGGCCCGGATGCGCGCGACGCCCCCCGCCGCCGCGCGCCGCGACCTCGCGGTCTCCCTCGGCCGTTCCCCGCTCCCGGCCGCGCTGTGCCGCGACGATCTGCCCGGGCGGCTCGCGGAGCTGCTGGAGTGGGTGTGGACGGAAGCCGTACGGCCCTCCTGGCCGCGCCGCCGCCGGATCATCGAGACCGATGTGGTGGCGCGCACCGGCCAGGTGAGCCAGGGCGGCTGGGCGGCTACGCTGGATGCCCTGCGGCCGGGGATGCGGTGGCTGGGCGGCAGCCGGTTGCAGATCAACGTCCATGACAACCCGCCCCGCGCGGTCCACGGCGCCCAGTTGCTCCTCGTCCCCGTCACCCCCGCCACGGGCTGGGTCTCCTGGGACGCGCCGCACCGCTACGCCGTGATCTATCCCTGCGCCGGCGCCCTGACCACCCCCGGCCCTCCCCCGGCCCCCGACTCGCTGGCCCGTCTCCTCGGCCCGGCCCGCGCGAGCGTCCTGGTCCTGCTCGACACACCGAAGAGCACGACCCATCTGGTGGCCCTGACCGGCCAGACCCTGGGCTCGGTCGGCCGCCATCTGCGCGTCCTGCGCGAGGCCCGCCTGGTGCGGCGGCGACGGGCGGGACGGTCGGTGCTGTACGACCGGACGACGGCGGGCGAGGTACTGGTCGAGGCCCAGCGAACCGCCTAG
- a CDS encoding MFS transporter, protein MRTYSEVFRTPEFTPLFLISATQVAASTASGLALGTLVYAATGSPLLSALSMFGPSLAQVAGALALLSAADRLPPRAALSGLAVLFALGTAALALPGLPVAAVFALVFGMGAAAALGGAVRYGLLTEILPKEGYLLGRSVINMSGGTMQIGGYAAGGLLVTALSARGTLLTAAALYLLAAAAARFGLSGRPARAGGRPSVTETWRVNARLWSSAPRRHVYYALWVPNGLIVGCESLFVPYAPRHAGLLFAVGSLGMLMGDLLTGRLLPPHRRERLAAPLRLLLAAPYLVFALRPPLPLALTAVALASIGFSATLPLQQRLMALTPDAMSGQALGLHSSGMLTMQGVSAALAGALAQPASPAVAMATMAAVSVAVTLTLAPGLRGDPAAASRQVAAATGRFEEAAPEERAP, encoded by the coding sequence ATGCGCACCTATTCGGAAGTGTTCCGGACCCCGGAGTTCACCCCGCTGTTCCTGATCTCCGCCACCCAGGTGGCCGCCTCGACCGCGAGCGGGCTCGCCCTCGGCACCCTGGTCTACGCGGCCACCGGCTCACCGCTGCTCTCGGCGCTCAGCATGTTCGGCCCCTCGCTCGCCCAAGTGGCGGGCGCGCTGGCGCTGCTGTCGGCGGCCGACCGGCTGCCACCGCGCGCCGCGCTGTCCGGGCTGGCGGTGCTCTTCGCCCTGGGGACCGCCGCGTTGGCCCTCCCCGGGCTGCCGGTGGCGGCCGTCTTCGCCCTCGTGTTCGGGATGGGCGCCGCGGCGGCCCTCGGCGGCGCCGTCCGCTACGGACTGCTCACCGAGATCCTGCCCAAGGAGGGCTATCTGCTGGGCCGTTCGGTGATCAACATGTCGGGCGGCACCATGCAGATCGGCGGCTACGCGGCCGGTGGCCTCCTCGTGACCGCCCTCTCGGCGCGCGGCACCCTCCTCACCGCCGCCGCGCTGTATCTGCTGGCCGCGGCCGCCGCCCGGTTCGGTCTGAGCGGGCGCCCGGCCCGGGCCGGCGGACGGCCCTCGGTCACCGAGACCTGGCGGGTCAACGCACGGCTGTGGTCCTCCGCGCCCCGCCGCCACGTCTATTACGCGCTCTGGGTGCCCAACGGGCTGATCGTCGGCTGTGAATCCCTCTTCGTGCCCTACGCGCCCCGGCACGCCGGACTGCTCTTCGCCGTCGGCTCCCTCGGCATGCTGATGGGCGACCTGCTCACCGGACGGCTGCTACCACCGCACCGGCGGGAGCGGCTCGCGGCGCCCCTGCGGCTGCTGCTCGCCGCGCCGTATCTGGTCTTCGCCCTGCGTCCGCCGCTGCCCCTCGCGCTGACCGCCGTCGCCCTCGCCTCGATCGGCTTCTCGGCCACGCTGCCGCTCCAGCAGCGGCTGATGGCCCTGACCCCGGACGCGATGAGCGGCCAGGCCCTGGGGCTGCACTCCTCCGGCATGCTCACCATGCAGGGCGTGTCCGCCGCCCTCGCGGGCGCACTGGCCCAGCCCGCCTCGCCGGCCGTGGCGATGGCCACGATGGCGGCGGTCTCGGTCGCCGTCACGCTGACCCTGGCCCCGGGGCTGCGGGGCGATCCGGCGGCGGCGTCGCGCCAAGTGGCCGCGGCGACGGGGAGGTTCGAGGAAGCGGCCCCGGAGGAACGAGCACCGTAA
- a CDS encoding DUF6299 family protein, translating to MRNRRALGALTVLLMAAPAAHAAPAGPDRPELRPESGLATRGERLDPPRLPLPWTDDLVIDRTGDVTPDGAVTLYGSYRCVREGAENPRASVLITLSQGRERHGLGGHSAVCDGQRHRWLIDAVDVGAYQPGSAQAEGTLLRFDPADAFAAADAAFVPLPRNAVGVEREVKLVADHG from the coding sequence ATGCGCAACCGCCGCGCCCTCGGCGCCCTCACTGTTCTCCTCATGGCGGCCCCGGCCGCCCATGCCGCGCCCGCCGGGCCCGACCGCCCGGAGTTGCGCCCCGAATCGGGTCTTGCCACTCGGGGAGAGCGGCTGGACCCGCCGCGTCTGCCCCTGCCCTGGACCGACGATCTCGTCATCGACCGCACCGGGGACGTCACCCCGGACGGGGCCGTCACGCTGTACGGCAGCTATCGGTGTGTCCGGGAAGGGGCGGAGAACCCGCGGGCCAGCGTTCTTATCACCCTCAGCCAGGGCCGGGAGCGGCACGGCCTCGGCGGCCACAGCGCGGTCTGCGACGGGCAGCGGCACCGCTGGTTGATCGACGCGGTGGACGTGGGGGCGTATCAGCCGGGATCGGCGCAGGCCGAGGGCACGCTGCTGAGGTTCGACCCCGCCGATGCCTTCGCGGCCGCCGATGCCGCTTTCGTGCCGCTGCCGAGGAACGCGGTCGGGGTCGAGCGGGAGGTCAAGCTGGTGGCGGACCACGGCTGA
- a CDS encoding TetR/AcrR family transcriptional regulator — MDRAMERGTRRGAERRAEIVRSALEVIAERGYRGATLSAVAERVGLTQQGLLHYFPTKDSLLIAVLKERDQWDTGSARRDGGDVWPLDLLTSLVEYNAMRPGIVQTFSALLGESVTDEHPARGFFTERYEKVRADMAATLRGEFGDRLPGGLTPEAAAPLVVAVMDGLQFQWLHDRDAVDMPALFRAFVSLLGQGDEETEG; from the coding sequence ATGGACAGGGCGATGGAGCGCGGTACGCGACGCGGTGCGGAACGACGGGCGGAGATCGTCCGGTCCGCGCTCGAAGTGATCGCCGAGCGCGGCTACCGGGGCGCGACCCTCAGCGCGGTCGCCGAGCGGGTGGGGCTCACCCAACAAGGGCTGCTGCACTACTTCCCGACCAAGGACTCCCTGCTCATCGCCGTGCTCAAGGAGCGCGACCAGTGGGACACCGGCTCCGCGCGGCGCGACGGCGGGGACGTATGGCCGCTGGACCTGCTCACCTCGCTGGTGGAGTACAACGCGATGCGCCCCGGCATCGTCCAGACCTTCTCCGCGCTCCTCGGCGAGAGCGTCACCGACGAGCACCCGGCGCGCGGCTTCTTCACCGAGCGCTATGAGAAGGTGCGCGCCGACATGGCGGCCACCCTGCGCGGCGAGTTCGGCGACCGGCTCCCCGGCGGTCTCACCCCCGAGGCCGCGGCCCCGCTGGTGGTGGCGGTGATGGACGGACTGCAGTTCCAGTGGCTGCACGACCGGGACGCGGTGGACATGCCCGCCCTCTTCCGGGCCTTCGTCTCCCTGCTGGGACAGGGAGACGAAGAGACCGAGGGGTGA
- a CDS encoding glycoside hydrolase family 3 protein produces the protein MADAIGDDGTAEAVEKALGLLDLDTKARLLSGQDMWSLPAVPAIGLRSLVMSDGPIGVRGVHWTADDPSIALPSPTALAATWDPELARRAGRLLAQEARRKGVHVLLAPTVNLHRSPLGGRHFEAYSEDPYLTGEIGSGYVTGVQDGGVGTTVKHFVANDAETERFTVDNEIGARALRELYLAPFEAIVKNARPWGIMAAYNGVNGSTMTEHRELQQGVLREEWGFDGFIVSDWLAARDTVRGLKGGLDVAMPGPRTVYGEALAVAVRDGRVTEAELDEAVRRLLTLAARVGVLDGAAPAVAPADRPGPIDGDALAREIARRSFVLLRNEGAGGRGAVLPLDAGAPGGVRSLALIGAAARDARVLGGGSAVVFPDHVVSPLDGLRAALPPEVRFSYAVGADPTVELTPAAQGFELRAVVRAADGRVLGESRLASGQVQWISDFPEGVRYEELHTVETVGTFTPRESGAHSFGTRGLGGLRLVVDGTVLFEGEQLPPDVGDPFEAFMGSPVPRGQVELTAGEPVEVSLTCAVARPEEALLDAVCFSLLHRAPERDAEELLREAVAAASAAEVAVVVVATTERVESEGFDRAHLKLPGRQDELVRRVAATGTPTVVVVNAGSPVEMAWREEVAAVLLSWFPGQEAGAALADVLLGAEEPGGRLPTTWPERLEDAPVSAVTPSEGRLVYDEGVFIGYRAWERREGIAPAYWFGHGLGYTDWAYEAMDFTPAETSAETAGETPAQTPAETAGEPADGAPALGTVTVRVRNTGPRAGREVVQLYLTVPEDDGEERPVRRLAGFASVGAGPGETAEVSLPLPRRAAEIWDETVGAWRLIPGIYAAEAGRSVADRRLSAPVPVQPTA, from the coding sequence ATGGCGGACGCGATCGGCGACGACGGCACGGCGGAGGCCGTGGAGAAGGCCCTCGGCCTGCTGGATCTGGACACCAAGGCACGGCTGTTGTCCGGGCAGGACATGTGGAGCCTGCCCGCCGTTCCGGCGATCGGGCTGCGCTCGCTGGTGATGTCGGACGGCCCGATCGGCGTCCGCGGCGTCCACTGGACGGCCGACGACCCCTCCATCGCCCTGCCCAGCCCCACCGCGCTCGCCGCCACCTGGGACCCGGAGCTGGCCCGGCGGGCGGGCCGGCTGCTCGCGCAGGAGGCGCGGCGCAAGGGCGTCCATGTGCTGCTCGCGCCCACGGTCAATCTGCACCGCTCCCCGCTGGGCGGGCGCCACTTCGAGGCGTACAGCGAGGATCCGTATCTCACCGGCGAGATCGGCAGCGGCTATGTGACGGGTGTGCAGGACGGCGGAGTGGGCACCACCGTCAAGCACTTCGTGGCCAACGACGCCGAGACCGAGCGCTTCACCGTCGACAACGAGATCGGTGCGCGGGCGCTGCGCGAGCTGTATCTCGCCCCCTTCGAAGCCATCGTCAAGAACGCGCGCCCCTGGGGCATCATGGCCGCCTACAACGGGGTCAACGGCTCCACCATGACCGAGCACCGCGAGCTGCAGCAGGGAGTGCTGCGCGAGGAGTGGGGCTTCGACGGCTTCATCGTCTCCGACTGGCTGGCGGCCCGCGACACCGTGCGCGGGCTCAAGGGCGGGCTGGATGTCGCGATGCCCGGCCCCCGGACCGTCTACGGCGAGGCGCTGGCCGTCGCGGTGCGCGACGGCCGGGTGACCGAGGCGGAGCTGGACGAGGCGGTGCGGCGGCTGCTCACCCTGGCCGCCCGGGTCGGCGTCCTGGACGGCGCGGCCCCGGCCGTCGCCCCCGCCGACCGGCCCGGTCCGATCGACGGGGACGCGCTGGCCCGCGAGATCGCCCGGCGCTCCTTCGTGCTGCTGCGGAACGAGGGCGCGGGCGGCCGGGGCGCGGTGCTGCCCCTCGACGCCGGCGCCCCCGGCGGGGTGCGGTCGCTGGCCCTGATCGGGGCGGCGGCGCGCGACGCCCGGGTGCTGGGCGGCGGCTCGGCCGTGGTCTTCCCCGACCATGTGGTCTCACCGCTCGACGGACTGCGCGCCGCCCTGCCGCCGGAGGTGCGGTTCAGCTACGCGGTGGGGGCCGATCCCACCGTTGAACTCACCCCCGCCGCCCAGGGGTTCGAGCTGCGCGCCGTGGTCCGGGCCGCCGACGGGCGGGTGCTGGGGGAGTCCCGGCTGGCCAGTGGGCAGGTGCAGTGGATCAGCGACTTCCCCGAGGGCGTGCGCTACGAGGAGCTGCACACCGTCGAGACCGTCGGCACCTTCACCCCGCGCGAGAGCGGCGCGCACTCCTTCGGCACCCGGGGGCTGGGCGGCCTCCGGCTGGTCGTGGACGGCACGGTGCTCTTCGAAGGGGAGCAGCTGCCCCCGGACGTCGGCGACCCCTTCGAGGCGTTCATGGGCTCGCCGGTGCCCCGGGGCCAGGTGGAGCTCACGGCGGGTGAACCGGTGGAGGTCAGCCTCACGTGTGCGGTGGCCCGCCCCGAGGAGGCCCTTCTCGACGCCGTCTGCTTCAGCCTGCTGCACCGGGCCCCGGAGCGGGACGCCGAGGAGTTGCTCCGGGAGGCCGTCGCCGCCGCCTCGGCGGCCGAGGTGGCCGTGGTGGTGGTCGCCACCACCGAGCGGGTCGAGAGCGAGGGGTTCGACCGCGCGCATCTGAAGTTGCCGGGCCGTCAGGACGAGCTCGTGCGGCGGGTCGCCGCGACCGGCACCCCCACCGTGGTGGTGGTCAACGCGGGCTCGCCCGTCGAGATGGCCTGGCGGGAGGAGGTCGCCGCGGTGCTGCTGAGCTGGTTCCCGGGCCAGGAGGCGGGCGCAGCGCTCGCCGATGTCCTGCTGGGCGCGGAGGAGCCCGGCGGCCGGCTGCCCACGACCTGGCCGGAGCGGCTCGAGGACGCCCCGGTCAGCGCGGTGACCCCGAGCGAGGGCCGACTGGTCTACGACGAGGGCGTGTTCATCGGCTACCGCGCGTGGGAGCGGCGGGAGGGGATCGCTCCGGCGTACTGGTTCGGGCATGGCCTCGGCTACACCGACTGGGCCTACGAGGCGATGGACTTCACCCCCGCGGAGACGTCGGCGGAGACCGCCGGGGAGACCCCGGCGCAGACCCCGGCGGAGACCGCCGGGGAGCCCGCCGACGGCGCACCCGCGCTGGGAACGGTCACCGTGCGGGTCCGCAACACCGGGCCCCGGGCGGGGCGTGAGGTCGTACAGCTCTATCTCACCGTGCCCGAGGACGACGGCGAGGAGCGGCCGGTGCGGCGCCTCGCGGGGTTCGCCTCGGTCGGGGCGGGCCCGGGGGAGACGGCGGAGGTGTCCCTCCCCCTGCCCCGCCGGGCGGCGGAGATCTGGGACGAGACGGTGGGCGCCTGGCGCCTGATCCCCGGCATCTACGCGGCAGAGGCGGGCCGCAGCGTCGCCGACCGCCGCCTGTCGGCCCCGGTGCCCGTGCAGCCGACAGCCTGA
- a CDS encoding SGNH/GDSL hydrolase family protein encodes MRVSATRRKHAAAASSTTRTVVRPTPRTTSRTGRRAAGRTAGRTGVVLFTTAAVLSSAGCFGSSDDPSRHGPTRAGKTPGAKRTIVWNTRPSSIASLGDSITRGFDACSVLSDCPEVSWSTGTDVRSLAQRLLPATTARSGTHSWNFAKTGAVVADLPGQIEAAAARKPKLITVMIGANDACRNSVDEMTSTEQFRSTFTSALTRLRRDLPKTQVYVASVPDLKRLWSEGRKNVFGRQIWKLGICPSMLKDSEHLDAASNERRQRVADRVTEYNKVLKDVCGRDVLCRYDPAVHDYRFTTSELSKWDWFHPSKAGQQQLAEMAYRRITASAS; translated from the coding sequence ATGCGGGTCAGCGCGACACGCCGGAAGCATGCGGCGGCCGCTTCCTCGACCACGCGTACGGTCGTGCGCCCGACCCCGCGCACCACTTCGCGCACCGGCCGCCGCGCGGCCGGGCGCACCGCCGGGCGCACCGGCGTGGTGCTGTTCACGACCGCCGCCGTGCTGAGCTCGGCGGGCTGCTTCGGCAGCTCGGACGACCCCTCCCGGCACGGTCCGACCCGCGCCGGGAAGACCCCCGGCGCCAAGCGGACGATCGTCTGGAACACCCGGCCCAGCTCGATCGCCTCCTTGGGCGACTCCATCACCCGCGGCTTCGACGCCTGTTCGGTGCTCTCCGACTGCCCCGAGGTGTCCTGGTCCACCGGCACCGATGTGCGCAGCCTCGCCCAGCGGCTGCTGCCCGCCACCACCGCCCGTTCGGGCACCCACAGCTGGAACTTCGCCAAGACCGGCGCGGTCGTGGCCGACCTCCCCGGCCAGATCGAGGCGGCCGCGGCCCGCAAGCCGAAGCTGATCACCGTGATGATCGGCGCCAATGACGCCTGCCGGAACTCGGTCGACGAGATGACCTCCACCGAGCAGTTCCGCTCCACCTTCACCTCGGCGCTCACCCGGCTTCGCCGTGACCTGCCGAAGACCCAGGTGTATGTGGCCAGCGTGCCGGATCTGAAGCGGCTGTGGTCCGAGGGGCGGAAGAACGTCTTCGGCAGGCAGATCTGGAAGCTGGGCATCTGCCCGTCGATGCTGAAGGACTCCGAGCACCTGGACGCCGCCTCCAACGAACGCCGCCAGCGGGTGGCGGACCGGGTGACGGAGTACAACAAGGTGCTGAAGGATGTCTGTGGGCGCGATGTGCTGTGCCGGTACGACCCGGCCGTGCACGATTACCGCTTCACCACGTCCGAGCTGAGCAAGTGGGACTGGTTCCACCCCAGCAAGGCGGGCCAGCAGCAACTCGCCGAAATGGCCTACCGCCGCATCACCGCTTCCGCGTCCTGA
- a CDS encoding DUF3145 domain-containing protein: MTTRGVLYVHSAPRALCPHVEWAIAGVLGVRVTLDWIKQPAANGTWRAEFSWQGEVGTASKMASALRGWHLLRFEVTAEPCATAEGERYSSTPELGIFHAVTGMHGDILIPEDRLRAALARSVRGESDLEAEIAKLLGKPWDDELEPFRYAGEGAPVRWLHQVV; encoded by the coding sequence GTGACGACACGTGGAGTTCTGTATGTGCACTCCGCTCCGCGCGCGCTGTGCCCGCACGTCGAATGGGCGATCGCGGGCGTCCTCGGCGTGCGTGTCACCCTCGACTGGATCAAACAGCCCGCGGCGAACGGCACCTGGCGTGCCGAGTTCTCCTGGCAGGGTGAGGTCGGCACGGCCTCCAAAATGGCGTCCGCACTGCGCGGCTGGCATCTGCTGCGCTTCGAGGTGACCGCCGAGCCCTGCGCCACCGCCGAGGGCGAGCGCTACAGCTCCACCCCCGAACTGGGCATCTTCCACGCCGTCACCGGAATGCACGGCGACATCCTGATCCCCGAGGACCGGCTGCGCGCCGCCCTCGCCCGTTCCGTCCGCGGCGAGAGCGACCTCGAGGCGGAGATCGCCAAGCTGCTCGGCAAGCCCTGGGACGACGAACTGGAGCCGTTCCGCTACGCGGGTGAGGGCGCCCCCGTCCGCTGGCTGCACCAGGTCGTCTGA
- a CDS encoding NAD(P)-dependent oxidoreductase, whose amino-acid sequence MTEQLPATSVAVLGTGIMGSGMARNLARSGLDVRAWNRTRSKAEPLGQDGVRVTDTPAEAVDGADVVLTILYDGAAALETMRQAAPALRPGAVWVQATTAGLEAMESLAAFAQEKDLVLIDSPVLGTKQPAENGQLLVLAAGPHPVRPVVWPVFDAIGNRTVWVGDSAEGAAATRLKLVLNSWVLNVTHATAEAVALAKGLGVDFQGFLDGVEGGPLDNGYMRVKSGQLLRGDLEPSFATKTAEKDARLIVEAGERAGVRLDLAAAGQERFRRAIEAGHGDEDMVASYFASFDGEAP is encoded by the coding sequence ATGACCGAACAACTCCCGGCAACGTCCGTCGCGGTCCTCGGCACCGGCATCATGGGCTCCGGCATGGCCCGCAACCTCGCCCGCTCCGGGCTCGACGTCCGTGCGTGGAACCGCACCCGGTCCAAGGCCGAGCCGCTCGGCCAGGACGGCGTACGCGTCACCGACACCCCGGCCGAGGCCGTGGACGGCGCCGATGTCGTCCTGACGATCCTCTACGACGGCGCCGCGGCCCTCGAGACGATGCGGCAGGCCGCCCCCGCGCTGCGCCCCGGGGCCGTATGGGTGCAGGCCACCACGGCGGGGCTGGAGGCGATGGAATCGCTCGCCGCGTTCGCCCAGGAGAAGGACCTCGTCCTCATCGACTCGCCCGTCCTCGGCACCAAGCAGCCCGCGGAGAACGGACAGCTGCTGGTGCTGGCCGCCGGCCCCCACCCCGTCCGCCCGGTCGTCTGGCCGGTCTTCGACGCCATCGGCAACCGTACGGTGTGGGTCGGCGACAGCGCGGAGGGTGCCGCCGCCACCCGGCTCAAGCTGGTGCTCAACAGCTGGGTCCTGAACGTCACCCACGCCACCGCCGAGGCGGTCGCCCTCGCCAAGGGGCTGGGCGTGGACTTCCAGGGCTTTCTGGACGGGGTGGAGGGCGGACCGCTGGACAACGGCTATATGCGGGTCAAGTCCGGCCAGCTGCTCCGCGGCGACCTCGAGCCCAGCTTCGCGACCAAGACCGCCGAGAAGGACGCCCGGCTGATCGTGGAGGCCGGGGAGCGCGCCGGAGTGCGGCTGGACCTGGCGGCCGCGGGCCAGGAGCGGTTCCGCCGGGCCATCGAGGCGGGCCACGGCGACGAGGACATGGTGGCCTCGTACTTCGCCAGCTTCGACGGTGAGGCCCCCTGA